The following proteins are encoded in a genomic region of bacterium:
- a CDS encoding alpha/beta fold hydrolase: MPPKPRSDKQPAPYLPEAIARFVPDTRYILPLGEHLVHVMEAGEGRPVLMLHGNPTWSFLWRKVAREIEGKGVRAIMPDLVGLGYSDKPSDPAWHTIENHGQVIRDLVDKLDLNGLIFVGQDWGGPIGAYALATRADRVAGMVILNTVLGPPRPGFKPTAFHRFARVPGISEFVHKRLGFPMNVLAYAQGDKSSMRGLPSRAYKLPLASVSQRVAPLALARMVPDSLSHVSIPALETCRDFVKGFTGPEAIVWGDRDPVLGRAFKRVHELMPNAAVTHTQAGHFLQEEVPDAIANAILDVAARADAIDAERAPVTPPETNGDTDAPAGG, translated from the coding sequence ATGCCGCCGAAGCCCAGGTCCGACAAACAACCCGCGCCGTATCTGCCCGAGGCGATCGCGCGGTTTGTGCCCGATACGCGCTACATCCTGCCCCTCGGCGAGCATCTCGTGCACGTGATGGAAGCGGGCGAGGGACGGCCCGTGCTGATGTTGCACGGCAACCCGACGTGGAGCTTTCTGTGGCGCAAGGTCGCGCGCGAGATCGAAGGCAAGGGCGTGCGGGCGATCATGCCGGACCTCGTAGGACTCGGCTATTCCGACAAGCCGTCCGATCCCGCGTGGCACACCATCGAAAATCACGGTCAGGTGATCCGCGATCTTGTCGACAAACTCGATCTGAACGGCCTGATCTTCGTCGGCCAGGACTGGGGCGGGCCGATCGGCGCGTACGCGCTCGCCACGCGCGCGGACCGCGTTGCAGGCATGGTGATCCTGAACACCGTTCTCGGGCCGCCGCGCCCAGGCTTCAAACCCACCGCGTTCCATCGCTTTGCGCGCGTCCCCGGCATCAGCGAGTTCGTGCACAAGCGGCTGGGGTTTCCGATGAACGTGCTCGCGTACGCGCAGGGCGACAAGAGTTCGATGCGCGGTCTGCCCTCGCGGGCGTACAAGTTGCCTCTCGCGAGCGTCAGCCAGCGCGTCGCGCCGCTCGCGCTTGCGCGCATGGTGCCGGATTCGCTCTCGCATGTTTCGATCCCCGCGCTCGAAACCTGCCGCGATTTCGTCAAGGGATTCACGGGGCCGGAGGCGATCGTCTGGGGCGATCGCGATCCGGTGCTCGGCCGCGCGTTCAAGCGCGTCCACGAACTGATGCCGAACGCCGCCGTGACGCACACGCAGGCCGGCCACTTTTTGCAGGAAGAGGTGCCGGACGCGATCGCAAATGCGATACTCGACGTCGCCGCGCGGGCCGATGCGATCGACGCCGAACGCGCGCCCGTAACGCCGCCCGAAACGAACGGCGACACCGACGCGCCTGCCGGCGGCTGA
- a CDS encoding sulfite exporter TauE/SafE family protein, protein MLTPDFLALALIVVLSHASQAMTGFGAIAITLTLGAHFYPVEQLVPVLVPMNFALSLYLAARYREHVDHRQLWTRIAPVSLAAVPVGLSIYFLAQSRTLRVLYATFIIAFAAAGLIRERPGAAPRRPERVRWFDYLWLLLGGVMEGIFAAGGPPIVMYARRAITDKSRFRSTLSLLWVVLVGVLVAGFAVGGAITPLTLKFSAMLIPSLIAGTVLGDRLHHQVNEDRFRLAIHVILFVAGLSLLLAD, encoded by the coding sequence GTGTTGACGCCCGACTTCCTCGCGCTTGCCCTCATCGTCGTTCTCTCGCACGCCTCGCAGGCGATGACGGGTTTCGGCGCGATCGCCATCACGTTAACGCTCGGCGCGCATTTCTACCCCGTCGAGCAGCTCGTGCCGGTGCTCGTGCCGATGAACTTCGCGCTGTCGCTTTATCTTGCGGCGCGATATCGCGAGCACGTCGATCACCGCCAGCTCTGGACGCGCATCGCGCCTGTTTCGCTCGCGGCGGTTCCGGTGGGATTGTCGATCTATTTCCTCGCGCAAAGCCGCACGCTGCGCGTGCTCTACGCGACATTCATCATCGCGTTCGCGGCGGCGGGGCTTATTCGCGAGCGGCCGGGAGCCGCGCCGAGGCGGCCGGAGCGGGTGCGTTGGTTCGATTACCTCTGGCTGCTTCTGGGCGGGGTGATGGAGGGAATCTTCGCGGCCGGCGGCCCGCCGATCGTCATGTACGCGCGGCGGGCCATCACCGACAAGAGCCGCTTTCGCAGCACCTTGTCGCTTTTATGGGTCGTGCTGGTCGGCGTCCTGGTCGCCGGCTTCGCGGTCGGAGGCGCCATCACGCCGTTGACGCTGAAATTTTCCGCGATGCTCATTCCGTCGCTTATCGCCGGCACGGTCCTCGGTGACCGCCTTCATCATCAGGTGAACGAAGATCGATTTCGCCTGGCGATCCACGTCATCCTGTTCGTCGCGGGACTGTCTCTTCTGCTGGCCGATTGA
- a CDS encoding DUF819 family protein yields the protein MFSPLTMLQTLVLLAFPALAIFLTRRVEAMRRLSPVVVCYLFGIFLANLPRVPLDGGLSQSIAEASVPLAIPLLLFSLDLRVAARNARPIALGYGLAVAVVVIVAALAHYAFQARVENSSAVAGMLVGVYTGGTPNMNAIGIALGIDAPTFVKMNAADVLFGGVVFLFLLSVAKPLFGKILPRATRALGAPDEEIWRDDEFEKLLRRDTLRQAANALGLAAAIVIVSIGASAAIFRAVESTFVILLLTSLSIVAGLSARVRALSGPYELGQYVLLVFCVAVGSLADVGALAHGAATIVAFVAVVLFASMALHIALCAAFRVNDDTAIMSATAAIFGPAFIGPVAAAIGNRDLILPGLAASLLGLAVGTYLGIGLAFLLS from the coding sequence ATGTTTTCGCCGTTGACGATGCTGCAGACGCTCGTGTTGCTCGCGTTTCCCGCGCTCGCGATTTTCCTCACGCGGCGGGTGGAGGCGATGCGGCGCCTGTCGCCGGTCGTCGTCTGTTATCTGTTCGGCATCTTTCTGGCGAACCTGCCGCGCGTGCCGCTGGATGGCGGCCTGTCGCAGTCGATCGCGGAGGCGAGCGTGCCGCTGGCGATTCCGCTGCTGCTTTTTTCGCTCGATCTGCGCGTTGCGGCGCGAAACGCGCGGCCCATCGCGCTCGGCTACGGCCTGGCGGTTGCCGTCGTCGTGATCGTGGCGGCGCTCGCGCATTACGCCTTCCAGGCTCGCGTCGAAAATTCGTCGGCCGTGGCGGGCATGCTCGTCGGCGTATACACCGGCGGCACGCCGAACATGAACGCCATCGGCATCGCGCTGGGGATCGACGCGCCGACCTTCGTCAAGATGAACGCGGCGGATGTGCTGTTCGGCGGCGTCGTGTTCTTGTTTTTGCTCTCCGTCGCTAAACCGCTTTTCGGCAAAATTCTTCCGCGCGCCACACGAGCCCTGGGCGCTCCCGACGAAGAAATCTGGCGCGACGACGAGTTCGAGAAGTTGCTGCGTCGCGACACTTTGCGCCAGGCCGCGAACGCGCTGGGCTTGGCCGCCGCCATCGTGATCGTGTCGATCGGCGCGTCGGCCGCGATTTTCCGCGCGGTGGAAAGTACGTTTGTCATTCTGCTTCTCACGAGTCTTTCGATCGTCGCGGGACTATCGGCGCGCGTCCGCGCCTTGTCGGGCCCCTACGAACTCGGGCAGTACGTTTTGCTGGTGTTCTGCGTCGCGGTGGGATCGCTTGCGGATGTCGGCGCCCTGGCGCACGGCGCGGCGACGATCGTCGCCTTCGTCGCTGTCGTATTGTTCGCGTCGATGGCGTTGCACATCGCGCTTTGCGCGGCGTTTCGCGTCAACGATGACACCGCCATCATGAGCGCGACGGCGGCGATCTTCGGCCCGGCGTTCATCGGACCGGTCGCCGCGGCGATCGGCAATCGCGATCTCATCCTGCCGGGCCTCGCCGCGAGCCTCTTGGGCCTGGCCGTCGGGACGTATCTTGGCATCGGCCTCGCGTTCCTGCTTTCGTGA
- a CDS encoding alanine racemase — MTRTNADYERIRRLLAGRRLPCAFVDLDAFDHNVGTAAAMVRGSGKTLRVATKSLRVPTLIARAIDGLGDVAGGLMTYTAEETRHLATLGHRDFLIAYPTVQTGDLSIVAQLSREGSRACLVIDDNAHLDALDAAGRAAGVMLQAVLEIDMAWRPFGDMVHLGVRRSPVRTGGDVLRLVRHAETLPNVRVTGIMAYEAQVAGMTDANPFTRAANPVKRLVKSRSIVDVAARRREIAAFLASQGVSLELFNGGGTGSLAATVLEDPITEVTAGSGFFCPHLFDYYRNTPFEPAAFFALQAVRRPAPGMVTCHGGGYVASGEIGADRLPRPWLPPGAELLSIEGAGEVQTPVLLPPGAPPIALGDPIVFRHAKAGELAEHFNTILLVRGDDIVGEAPTYRGLGFAFL, encoded by the coding sequence ATGACTCGAACGAACGCGGACTACGAGCGAATCCGCCGCCTGCTTGCCGGGCGGCGCTTGCCGTGCGCGTTTGTCGACCTCGACGCGTTCGACCACAATGTCGGGACGGCCGCGGCGATGGTGCGCGGATCGGGCAAGACGTTGCGCGTCGCGACGAAATCGCTTCGTGTTCCCACGCTCATCGCCCGCGCGATCGACGGCCTGGGCGATGTCGCCGGCGGCCTCATGACGTACACAGCCGAAGAAACGCGCCATCTGGCGACGCTCGGTCATCGGGACTTTTTGATCGCCTACCCCACCGTGCAGACCGGCGATCTTTCGATTGTCGCCCAGCTTTCGCGCGAGGGATCACGCGCGTGTCTGGTGATCGACGACAACGCGCATCTTGACGCGCTCGATGCCGCGGGGCGCGCCGCGGGCGTCATGCTTCAGGCCGTCCTCGAGATCGACATGGCGTGGCGGCCGTTCGGTGACATGGTGCATCTGGGCGTGAGACGCAGCCCCGTTCGAACGGGCGGCGACGTGCTTCGGCTCGTGCGTCACGCCGAAACGTTACCAAACGTGCGCGTCACGGGGATCATGGCCTACGAGGCGCAGGTCGCGGGGATGACCGATGCCAATCCGTTCACGCGAGCGGCCAATCCGGTCAAGCGTCTCGTGAAAAGTCGGTCGATCGTCGATGTCGCCGCCCGCCGGCGCGAAATCGCGGCGTTTCTCGCCTCGCAAGGCGTTTCGCTCGAGTTGTTCAACGGTGGCGGCACGGGGAGTCTTGCGGCGACGGTGCTCGAAGACCCGATCACGGAGGTGACGGCGGGCAGCGGCTTTTTCTGCCCGCATCTGTTCGACTACTACCGTAACACCCCCTTCGAGCCGGCCGCGTTTTTCGCGCTGCAAGCCGTGCGCCGCCCGGCGCCCGGCATGGTGACCTGTCACGGCGGCGGATACGTCGCGAGCGGCGAAATCGGCGCGGATCGCCTGCCGCGCCCGTGGCTGCCGCCGGGCGCGGAGTTGCTTTCGATCGAAGGCGCGGGCGAGGTGCAGACGCCCGTCCTGCTGCCGCCCGGCGCGCCGCCGATCGCCCTTGGCGATCCCATCGTCTTTCGCCACGCGAAGGCCGGCGAATTGGCCGAGCACTTCAACACGATCCTGCTTGTGCGCGGCGATGACATCGTCGGCGAGGCGCCGACCTATCGCGGCCTCGGTTTCGCGTTTCTGTGA
- a CDS encoding beta-agarase produces the protein MKQIRRLILATVGLAAFCGSAFAAYFSTGQADGRWWLLDPDGARFFSLGVCVVDPSGYYAPDLGYSPYQQNILAIYGDEAAWAETTRDRLQTWGFNTIGSWGKVSLFENDMPYTVNLGLADANWQYGEVTDYFDPGWLDFVDTRVAQQVTPRAADENLVGWFLDNELRWGPDWRSVKDLFAEYFAFPETAAGKIALVDFLVDRYGGDVAAFNSAWGMSLTSFDDLLPMTDTTPMSLQSPMKEDRVAFGALVADKFFMETTDRIRAADPNHLILGVRFVSWAISKAIVEASAPYVDVLSLNHYTVYPFYEPLLDGIASLFSWASPHDEWAEFHALTGLPVMVSEFNVRAYDSGLPNTNPYDWFFYTVDTQAERADFYEGFARAAFESAHVVGIHWFSYMDEPAEGRFDGENGNTGIVNEQDEPYDLLVTRMAETNADALVWPPAGDDDDSADDDATDDDVTDDDATDDDATDDDATDDDATDDDAMDDDADDDVMDDDTDDDADDDIDDDGDLPGDDDSVSGEADDDAVPAGDDDDDGGCGC, from the coding sequence ATGAAACAAATACGTCGGCTGATTCTTGCGACCGTCGGGCTTGCCGCTTTTTGCGGCTCCGCGTTCGCGGCGTATTTTTCCACCGGGCAGGCGGACGGCCGCTGGTGGCTGCTCGACCCGGACGGTGCGCGCTTTTTCTCGCTCGGCGTGTGCGTTGTCGATCCGTCGGGCTATTACGCGCCGGACCTTGGCTATAGCCCCTATCAGCAAAACATCCTTGCAATATACGGCGACGAGGCGGCGTGGGCCGAGACGACGCGCGACCGCTTGCAAACCTGGGGTTTCAACACCATCGGATCGTGGGGAAAAGTGTCGCTTTTCGAGAACGACATGCCTTACACCGTCAACCTCGGCCTCGCCGACGCGAATTGGCAATACGGTGAGGTGACCGATTACTTCGATCCTGGCTGGCTCGATTTCGTCGATACGCGCGTGGCGCAACAGGTGACACCGCGCGCCGCGGACGAAAATCTCGTCGGCTGGTTTCTCGACAACGAGCTCCGTTGGGGTCCGGACTGGCGTTCGGTGAAGGATCTGTTCGCCGAGTACTTCGCGTTCCCCGAGACGGCGGCGGGCAAGATCGCTCTCGTCGATTTTCTCGTCGATCGTTATGGCGGCGACGTCGCGGCCTTCAACAGCGCGTGGGGAATGAGCCTGACGTCGTTCGACGATCTGCTGCCGATGACGGACACGACGCCCATGTCGCTGCAATCGCCCATGAAGGAAGACCGCGTCGCGTTTGGCGCCCTCGTCGCCGACAAGTTTTTCATGGAGACAACCGACCGCATCCGCGCGGCGGACCCGAATCACCTGATACTCGGCGTGCGTTTCGTGAGCTGGGCGATATCGAAGGCGATCGTCGAGGCAAGCGCGCCGTACGTCGACGTGCTGTCTTTGAACCATTACACGGTCTATCCGTTTTACGAGCCGCTGCTTGACGGCATCGCGTCGTTGTTCAGTTGGGCGAGCCCGCACGACGAATGGGCCGAATTTCACGCGCTGACCGGTCTGCCGGTGATGGTCAGCGAATTCAACGTGCGCGCCTACGATTCCGGCCTGCCGAACACCAATCCCTACGACTGGTTTTTCTACACCGTCGATACGCAGGCCGAGCGAGCGGATTTCTACGAAGGATTCGCGCGCGCGGCTTTCGAAAGTGCGCACGTCGTCGGCATCCATTGGTTCAGCTACATGGACGAGCCGGCCGAGGGGCGATTCGACGGCGAAAACGGCAACACGGGTATCGTGAACGAACAAGACGAGCCGTATGACCTCCTCGTGACGCGCATGGCAGAGACGAACGCCGACGCACTGGTTTGGCCGCCCGCGGGCGACGACGATGATAGTGCTGACGACGACGCAACGGACGACGATGTAACGGACGACGACGCAACGGATGACGACGCAACGGACGACGACGCAACGGACGACGACGCGACGGACGACGACGCGATGGACGACGATGCCGATGACGACGTGATGGATGACGACACGGATGATGACGCGGATGACGACATTGACGATGACGGCGACCTTCCGGGTGACGACGATTCGGTGAGCGGCGAAGCGGACGACGACGCGGTGCCGGCCGGCGACGACGACGACGACGGAGGTTGCGGATGCTAA
- a CDS encoding GNAT family N-acetyltransferase: MLTGGAPGEEAARTFVVRRARADDAPDIARQSMEMALETEHRRLDPDTVLSGTRGVFNDERRGFYIVAVEGARIVGQLMVTFEWSDWRNGLFWWIQSVYVDREFRRRGVYRALWQHTREEAARAGGVAGVRLYVERDNAIARRAYEALGMSELPYRIYEIGSARA, from the coding sequence ATGCTAACGGGCGGCGCGCCGGGCGAAGAAGCGGCCCGCACGTTTGTCGTGCGTCGTGCGCGGGCGGACGACGCGCCCGATATTGCACGTCAGAGCATGGAGATGGCGCTCGAAACCGAACACCGGCGGCTTGATCCCGACACGGTTCTTTCCGGAACCCGCGGCGTGTTCAATGACGAGCGGCGCGGCTTTTACATCGTGGCCGTCGAGGGTGCGCGGATCGTCGGCCAGCTCATGGTGACGTTCGAGTGGAGCGACTGGCGCAACGGCCTTTTTTGGTGGATCCAGTCGGTGTACGTCGATCGCGAATTTCGCCGGCGCGGAGTCTATCGCGCGCTCTGGCAACATACGCGCGAGGAGGCCGCGCGCGCCGGCGGCGTGGCGGGTGTGCGCCTCTACGTCGAGCGCGACAACGCGATCGCCCGTCGCGCGTACGAAGCGCTTGGGATGAGCGAGCTGCCGTATCGGATCTACGAAATCGGATCGGCGCGCGCGTGA
- a CDS encoding winged helix-turn-helix domain-containing protein: MSGMVLIVEDEADLAATLEFNLKREGFNPATAKTGAEARTRLAGDRLPELILLDLMLPDASGTELCRLVRADARTRDIPVIMLTARGDEIDRVVGFEVGADDYVVKPFSVRELMLRIKAVLRRRAGQPASEDEPLVFGVLRIDEQSHRVWVADEEVVLTALEFRLLTTFVMRRGRVQTRERLLDDVWGIQADVTTRTVDTHVKRLRHKLGAAEDYIETLRGVGYRFRDKVPGA; the protein is encoded by the coding sequence ATGTCGGGGATGGTTCTCATTGTCGAGGACGAGGCCGATCTGGCCGCGACGCTCGAATTCAACCTCAAGCGCGAGGGGTTCAACCCGGCGACGGCCAAAACCGGCGCCGAGGCCCGCACCCGCCTTGCGGGCGATCGCCTGCCGGAGCTGATTCTCCTCGACCTGATGTTGCCGGACGCGAGCGGCACGGAACTGTGCCGCCTGGTGCGCGCGGACGCTCGCACGCGCGATATCCCGGTCATCATGCTGACCGCGCGCGGCGACGAGATCGACCGCGTCGTGGGTTTCGAGGTCGGCGCGGACGACTACGTCGTCAAGCCGTTTTCCGTGCGCGAGCTGATGTTGCGCATCAAGGCCGTGCTGCGCCGCCGGGCGGGCCAGCCCGCGTCCGAGGACGAACCGCTCGTGTTTGGCGTGCTGCGTATCGACGAGCAAAGCCACCGCGTGTGGGTGGCGGATGAAGAAGTCGTTCTGACCGCGCTCGAATTTCGCCTGTTGACGACCTTTGTTATGCGCCGCGGCCGTGTGCAGACGCGCGAGCGCCTGTTGGACGACGTGTGGGGCATCCAGGCTGACGTCACGACGCGCACTGTCGATACGCACGTCAAACGCCTTCGCCACAAGCTCGGCGCCGCGGAAGACTATATCGAAACATTGCGCGGGGTCGGGTATCGTTTCCGGGACAAAGTTCCCGGAGCGTGA
- a CDS encoding PAS domain-containing protein, translating to MPLSFRGRRIRASALFVLLAAAGAAALALGLWPDKAASFSFLFSLAAGLGLLIALAVNRLTTRAVAAEMRALVESARAVARSGTPPDAGLAAVSRADRSVRLLADELEAMLQSVATERDRFIAVLEGMSDAVIAMDKALRVTLVNRAAIDSLGIIENPRGRPLADIIRVPELREKIDRAARHLESATLEFDLPGPTPRRLFGRVTPVPGGGHIVVLHDISELRRLETVRRDFASNVSHELRTPISVIRANAETLLAGALDEPDAARPFAEAIYRNADRLANIINDLLELSRIESGNSPRKAAPVSAAGILRRAAEALEPAVRARRHRVRIEAADDLMALGDAKALDQVMINLIDNAVKYTPEQGEIVLSAAREGDRIRLSVTDNGPGIEPRHRPRIFERFYRVDPGRSRDLGGTGLGLAIVKHLVEAMGGQVGVDAVEPHGSIFWIALPSAPAGG from the coding sequence TTGCCTCTTTCGTTTCGCGGGCGGCGTATTCGCGCAAGCGCCCTATTCGTATTGCTGGCCGCGGCGGGGGCCGCCGCGCTCGCTCTCGGGTTGTGGCCGGACAAGGCGGCGAGCTTCTCGTTTCTCTTTTCCCTGGCAGCCGGCCTTGGCCTTTTGATCGCCCTCGCGGTCAACCGGCTGACGACACGCGCCGTCGCCGCCGAGATGCGGGCGCTTGTCGAAAGCGCGCGCGCCGTGGCGCGATCGGGCACGCCGCCGGATGCGGGGCTCGCGGCGGTCAGCCGCGCCGATCGTTCGGTGCGCCTTCTGGCCGACGAACTCGAGGCGATGCTGCAATCCGTGGCGACGGAGCGCGACCGCTTCATCGCCGTGCTCGAGGGCATGAGCGACGCGGTGATCGCGATGGACAAGGCGTTGCGCGTGACGCTTGTGAACCGCGCCGCGATCGACTCTTTGGGCATTATCGAAAATCCGCGCGGCCGGCCGCTCGCGGACATCATCCGCGTGCCGGAATTGCGCGAAAAGATCGACCGCGCGGCCCGGCATCTCGAATCCGCGACGCTGGAGTTCGATCTTCCCGGCCCGACGCCGCGCCGTCTGTTCGGCCGCGTGACGCCGGTGCCCGGCGGCGGGCATATCGTGGTGCTGCATGACATAAGCGAATTGCGCCGCCTGGAAACCGTTCGCCGCGATTTCGCGTCCAACGTTTCGCACGAGTTGCGAACGCCGATCAGCGTCATTCGCGCGAACGCCGAAACGCTTCTCGCCGGCGCGCTCGACGAGCCGGACGCGGCCCGGCCCTTCGCCGAGGCGATCTACCGCAACGCCGACCGCCTGGCGAACATCATCAACGACCTGCTGGAGCTTTCGCGCATCGAGTCGGGAAATTCGCCGCGAAAAGCGGCGCCGGTTTCCGCCGCGGGCATCCTGCGCCGCGCGGCCGAGGCGCTCGAGCCGGCGGTGCGCGCCAGGCGCCATCGCGTACGCATCGAGGCCGCGGACGACCTGATGGCGCTCGGCGACGCCAAGGCGCTCGACCAGGTGATGATCAATCTCATCGACAACGCGGTGAAGTACACGCCGGAGCAGGGGGAGATCGTGTTATCGGCCGCGCGCGAAGGCGATCGCATCCGCCTGTCGGTGACCGACAACGGGCCGGGGATCGAGCCGCGCCATCGGCCGCGGATCTTCGAGCGTTTTTACCGCGTTGATCCGGGACGATCGCGCGATCTGGGGGGGACCGGACTTGGGCTTGCCATCGTCAAGCACCTGGTCGAGGCGATGGGGGGGCAGGTGGGCGTGGACGCCGTCGAGCCGCATGGCAGCATCTTCTGGATCGCCCTGCCATCGGCGCCTGCCGGCGGCTAA
- a CDS encoding PstS family phosphate ABC transporter substrate-binding protein: MRYWAGYRKYVVLFACVALIALAGCGKPPASDQGQAAAAPDADPSFADRVIAVDGSSTVFPITEAVAEEYQKVTKARVTVGISGTGGGFKKFCSGETVIADASRPIKSAEVEACAAKGVEYVELPVAYDGLAVVVHPENDWIASMTVADLKKIWEPEAQGKIMKWSDVRKEWPNEELHLFGAGVDSGTYDYFTEAIVGKEHASRGDFTASEDDNVLVQGVSTDKFALGFFGFAYYAENAAKLKLVPIDDGNPENGNEPVAPSMETVGNGTYQPLSRPIFIYASKEAANTRPEVDAFVRYYLEHGGPLTREVGYIPLPDQGYRLALKRFADRTTGSMFSGGSKVGVTVEQLLAGEEAGGGEAKTAEAGGEAAPPVDAPGETAKPE, translated from the coding sequence ATGCGGTATTGGGCAGGTTATCGAAAATACGTTGTGTTATTTGCTTGCGTCGCCTTGATCGCCCTCGCCGGATGCGGCAAGCCGCCGGCGTCCGATCAGGGACAAGCTGCGGCGGCGCCGGACGCGGATCCTTCGTTCGCGGATCGCGTCATCGCCGTTGACGGCTCCAGCACCGTTTTCCCGATCACGGAGGCGGTCGCCGAGGAATACCAGAAAGTCACGAAGGCTCGCGTCACGGTCGGCATTTCCGGCACGGGTGGAGGCTTCAAGAAATTCTGCTCCGGGGAGACGGTCATCGCGGATGCGTCGCGGCCCATCAAATCCGCGGAGGTCGAAGCGTGTGCCGCGAAAGGCGTGGAGTACGTCGAGCTTCCGGTCGCGTACGACGGCCTCGCGGTCGTCGTGCATCCCGAAAACGACTGGATCGCGTCCATGACTGTCGCCGATCTCAAGAAAATCTGGGAGCCCGAAGCCCAGGGCAAGATCATGAAATGGAGCGACGTGCGTAAGGAATGGCCGAACGAGGAGTTGCATCTGTTCGGTGCCGGCGTCGATTCCGGTACATACGACTATTTCACGGAGGCCATTGTCGGCAAGGAGCACGCGAGCCGCGGCGATTTCACCGCGAGCGAGGACGACAACGTGCTTGTGCAGGGCGTTTCGACCGACAAGTTCGCCCTCGGATTTTTCGGGTTTGCGTATTACGCCGAGAACGCGGCGAAGCTGAAACTCGTTCCGATCGACGATGGCAATCCCGAAAACGGCAACGAGCCTGTCGCCCCGAGCATGGAAACCGTGGGGAACGGAACCTACCAGCCGCTCTCAAGGCCGATCTTCATTTACGCAAGCAAGGAAGCGGCCAATACGCGGCCCGAGGTTGACGCGTTCGTGCGTTACTACCTGGAGCACGGCGGTCCGCTCACCCGGGAGGTCGGATACATCCCGCTGCCGGATCAGGGGTACCGGCTCGCGCTCAAACGCTTTGCCGATCGCACGACGGGCTCCATGTTTTCGGGCGGATCCAAGGTCGGCGTCACCGTGGAGCAGCTACTGGCCGGTGAAGAGGCGGGCGGAGGCGAGGCGAAAACGGCCGAGGCCGGCGGCGAAGCGGCGCCTCCCGTTGATGCCCCGGGCGAGACGGCGAAACCCGAATAG